The following coding sequences lie in one Miscanthus floridulus cultivar M001 chromosome 9, ASM1932011v1, whole genome shotgun sequence genomic window:
- the LOC136483406 gene encoding disease resistance protein PIK6-NP-like isoform X3, whose translation MHATTPTEPNKSLELVLLLAAMPDFLVRAATGALGPVLDKLAALLSDEYKRFKGVRGEVKFLIRELEAMHAFLLKKSEGEDPDVQDKAWMKEVRELSYDIEDSLDEFRIRIHEESTKPDGFIDKCKNLLAKTKARRQIAKAIQDLKVQVKEVSERNARYKMCETVMNTSKVTVDPRALAIFEDASRLVGIDKAKQELISFLTKDDGGISSQQPKIVSIVGIGGIGKTTLANRVYEELKNQFQCRAFLSVSRNPDMVKILRTILSKVTGRPYHMTEAGSIQQLIMEINEFLRTKRWQLKPAAFPLRR comes from the exons ATGCACGCAACCACGCCAACTGAACCGAACAAAAGCTTAGAGCTTGTTCTACTACTAGCGGCCATGCCGGATTTCCTGGTGAGGGCAGCGACGGGGGCCTTGGGCCCCGTCCTGGACAAGCTTGCTGCTTTGCTCAGCGATGAGTACAAACGTTTCAAAGGCGTGCGCGGTGAGGTCAAGTTCCTCATTCGGGAACTGGAAGCTATGCACGCGTTCCTTCTGAAGAAGTCGGAAGGGGAGGATCCTGATGTGCAAGACAAGGCGTGGATGAAGGAGGTGCGAGAGCTCTCCTATGACATCGAGGACAGCCTCGACGAGTTCAGAATCCGTATCCATGAGGAGTCAACCAAACCAGATGGCTTCATCGACAAATGCAAGAACCTACTGGCCAAGACCAAGGCCCGCCGTCAAATCGCCAAGGCGATTCAAGACCTGAAAGTCCAAGTGAAGGAGGTGAGTGAAAGAAATGCGAGATACAAGATGTGTGAGACTGTCATGAACACAAGCAAAGTGACCGTAGATCCGAGAGCTCTTGCCATATTTGAGGATGCTTCAAGGCTTGTGGGTATCGATAAAGCAAAACAAGAGTTAATTTCATTTCTCACGAAGGATGATGGTGGTATTTCATCACAGCAACCGAAGATAGTCTCTATTGTGGGAATTGGAGGAATTGGAAAGACAACCCTTGCAAACAGAGTGTATGAAGAGTTGAAGAATCAGTTCCAGTGCCGTGCTTTCTTGTCGGTGTCACGGAATCCTGATATGGTTAAGATTTTGAGAACCATTCTCAGCAAGGTGACAGGTCGACCTTATCATATGACAGAAGCTGGGAGCATACAGCAGCTGATCATGGAAATCAATGAATTCCTTCGGACAAAAAG ATGGCAATTGAAACCTGCGGCATTTCCCCTTCGGAGGTGA
- the LOC136479224 gene encoding uncharacterized protein, which translates to MGANIDGSMNDGRGPPAFKISGQVHHRIGSLLPDSGQRPKFIQLSIYDTANEVRNRIRALHPDERPSEPLEPAVIGDLLEILDAHNPLAKQFRLARDRLEENGDEELVVRIIGAREGDPVQYNLPTTEQLAMLVVGDFSLDTFQRDIVIQAKSGHLQHISSLHPAFMSLQYPLLFPYGERGYQVGVVYNGVTARGKNTGALSSEPGQKPTDRADIVVRVYNMKLEELLGDIRNGSVFGPVSAAGMCYCYLEI; encoded by the coding sequence ATGGGTGCGAACATAGATGGGTCGATGAATGATGGACGTGGTCCCCCTGCCTTCAAGATATCTGGCCAGGTTCACCATCGTATAGGATCGCTTCTTCCAGATAGTGGCCAGCGTCCGAAGTTTATTCAGCTCTCTATATATGATACTGCTAACGAGGTGAGGAATAGGATACGCGCACTGCACCCGGATGAACGCCCCTCTGAGCCTCTGGAGCCGGCGGTTATAGGGGACCTGCTCGAAATATTGGACGCACACAACCCATTGGCTAAGCAGTTTAGATTGGCAAGAGATAGGCTAGAAGAAAATGGCGATGAAGAGTTAGTAGTCAGGATCATAGGGGCGAGGGAGGGGGACCCTGTTCAGTACAACCTGCCCACTACCGAACAGCTGGCCATGCTTGTTGTTGGTGATTTCTCCCTAGACACCTTTCAACGTGATATAGTTATACAGGCAAAATCCGGCCATTTGCAGCATATTTCTTCTTTGCATCCTGCGTTTATGTCCCTGCAATACCCGCTTCTGTTCCCCTATGGTGAGCGTGGTTATCAGGTTGGTGTGGTTTACAACGGTGTTACTGCACGTGGCAAGAACACGGGGGCGTTATCGTCTGAACCTGGTCAGAAACCAACAGATAGAGCAGATATAGTGGTTAGGGTGTACAATATGAAGCTTGAAGAGCTTCTCGGTGACATACGAAATGGCTCCGTTTTTGGTCCCGTAAGCGCTGCTGGTATGTGTTACTGCTACCTGGAAATTTAG
- the LOC136483406 gene encoding disease resistance protein PIK6-NP-like isoform X2 yields the protein MHATTPTEPNKSLELVLLLAAMPDFLVRAATGALGPVLDKLAALLSDEYKRFKGVRGEVKFLIRELEAMHAFLLKKSEGEDPDVQDKAWMKEVRELSYDIEDSLDEFRIRIHEESTKPDGFIDKCKNLLAKTKARRQIAKAIQDLKVQVKEVSERNARYKMCETVMNTSKVTVDPRALAIFEDASRLVGIDKAKQELISFLTKDDGGISSQQPKIVSIVGIGGIGKTTLANRVYEELKNQFQCRAFLSVSRNPDMVKILRTILSKVTGRPYHMTEAGSIQQLIMEINEFLRTKRRWQLKPAAFPLRR from the exons ATGCACGCAACCACGCCAACTGAACCGAACAAAAGCTTAGAGCTTGTTCTACTACTAGCGGCCATGCCGGATTTCCTGGTGAGGGCAGCGACGGGGGCCTTGGGCCCCGTCCTGGACAAGCTTGCTGCTTTGCTCAGCGATGAGTACAAACGTTTCAAAGGCGTGCGCGGTGAGGTCAAGTTCCTCATTCGGGAACTGGAAGCTATGCACGCGTTCCTTCTGAAGAAGTCGGAAGGGGAGGATCCTGATGTGCAAGACAAGGCGTGGATGAAGGAGGTGCGAGAGCTCTCCTATGACATCGAGGACAGCCTCGACGAGTTCAGAATCCGTATCCATGAGGAGTCAACCAAACCAGATGGCTTCATCGACAAATGCAAGAACCTACTGGCCAAGACCAAGGCCCGCCGTCAAATCGCCAAGGCGATTCAAGACCTGAAAGTCCAAGTGAAGGAGGTGAGTGAAAGAAATGCGAGATACAAGATGTGTGAGACTGTCATGAACACAAGCAAAGTGACCGTAGATCCGAGAGCTCTTGCCATATTTGAGGATGCTTCAAGGCTTGTGGGTATCGATAAAGCAAAACAAGAGTTAATTTCATTTCTCACGAAGGATGATGGTGGTATTTCATCACAGCAACCGAAGATAGTCTCTATTGTGGGAATTGGAGGAATTGGAAAGACAACCCTTGCAAACAGAGTGTATGAAGAGTTGAAGAATCAGTTCCAGTGCCGTGCTTTCTTGTCGGTGTCACGGAATCCTGATATGGTTAAGATTTTGAGAACCATTCTCAGCAAGGTGACAGGTCGACCTTATCATATGACAGAAGCTGGGAGCATACAGCAGCTGATCATGGAAATCAATGAATTCCTTCGGACAAAAAG AAGATGGCAATTGAAACCTGCGGCATTTCCCCTTCGGAGGTGA
- the LOC136483406 gene encoding disease resistance protein PIK6-NP-like isoform X1, with protein MHATTPTEPNKSLELVLLLAAMPDFLVRAATGALGPVLDKLAALLSDEYKRFKGVRGEVKFLIRELEAMHAFLLKKSEGEDPDVQDKAWMKEVRELSYDIEDSLDEFRIRIHEESTKPDGFIDKCKNLLAKTKARRQIAKAIQDLKVQVKEVSERNARYKMCETVMNTSKVTVDPRALAIFEDASRLVGIDKAKQELISFLTKDDGGISSQQPKIVSIVGIGGIGKTTLANRVYEELKNQFQCRAFLSVSRNPDMVKILRTILSKVTGRPYHMTEAGSIQQLIMEINEFLRTKRYTRVYTFSMPHPFG; from the coding sequence ATGCACGCAACCACGCCAACTGAACCGAACAAAAGCTTAGAGCTTGTTCTACTACTAGCGGCCATGCCGGATTTCCTGGTGAGGGCAGCGACGGGGGCCTTGGGCCCCGTCCTGGACAAGCTTGCTGCTTTGCTCAGCGATGAGTACAAACGTTTCAAAGGCGTGCGCGGTGAGGTCAAGTTCCTCATTCGGGAACTGGAAGCTATGCACGCGTTCCTTCTGAAGAAGTCGGAAGGGGAGGATCCTGATGTGCAAGACAAGGCGTGGATGAAGGAGGTGCGAGAGCTCTCCTATGACATCGAGGACAGCCTCGACGAGTTCAGAATCCGTATCCATGAGGAGTCAACCAAACCAGATGGCTTCATCGACAAATGCAAGAACCTACTGGCCAAGACCAAGGCCCGCCGTCAAATCGCCAAGGCGATTCAAGACCTGAAAGTCCAAGTGAAGGAGGTGAGTGAAAGAAATGCGAGATACAAGATGTGTGAGACTGTCATGAACACAAGCAAAGTGACCGTAGATCCGAGAGCTCTTGCCATATTTGAGGATGCTTCAAGGCTTGTGGGTATCGATAAAGCAAAACAAGAGTTAATTTCATTTCTCACGAAGGATGATGGTGGTATTTCATCACAGCAACCGAAGATAGTCTCTATTGTGGGAATTGGAGGAATTGGAAAGACAACCCTTGCAAACAGAGTGTATGAAGAGTTGAAGAATCAGTTCCAGTGCCGTGCTTTCTTGTCGGTGTCACGGAATCCTGATATGGTTAAGATTTTGAGAACCATTCTCAGCAAGGTGACAGGTCGACCTTATCATATGACAGAAGCTGGGAGCATACAGCAGCTGATCATGGAAATCAATGAATTCCTTCGGACAAAAAGGTACACACGGGTGTATACTTTCAGCATGCCACATCCATTCGGTTAA
- the LOC136479223 gene encoding uncharacterized protein, which yields MAPKPPTQKPYAAIGSASSSEEDTSSSSGDEHEAEQRPTTNPSIPAPAGHSSSSSGDEHEAEQRPTTNPSILAPAGQEGDSYEGDDEEEDDDDEGEPAGSSNVTAKRGPSPPPHLQGLPEPQTPPEGNVPSPKLTKPSPLKRTAAMAELAEPSPSKKKAPADAPSKSPPPEKPAAAGEDHHTKSSSSSGDEHEVEQRPTTNPPILPPSPSPPSAGQEGDSSEGDDEEEEDDDEGEPSGSANVTTKRGPSPPPHLQGLPESQTPPEGNVPSPKLTKPSPLKRTAAAAELAESSPSKKKAPADAPSKSPPPEKPAAAGEGHTKSPHMATPAKEVAEVPEKAVAAKKVAKLPEKVVAAKKVAKPPPPKKAAASAARKEVVKQPPPSKAAAAVSRQPAGKEVAYNAEKHLQEKRETYWYLAEAVNTLEREHNTPGMCNAAFLNIADGKAAVLNAKIKKQRMAEAKLFLKRCDIKREVIRIMSDLIK from the coding sequence ATGGCCCCCAAGCCCCCCACTCAAAAGCCCTACGCGGCCATCGGCTCGGCCTCCTCTTCCGAGgaagacacctcctcctcctctggcgaCGAACATGAGGCGGAGCAGCGTCCCACCACAAACCCTTCAATCCCGGCGCCGGCGGGccactcctcctcatcctccggcGACGAACACGAGGCGGAGCAGCGCCCCACCACAAACCCTTCAATCTTGGCGCCGGCGGGCCAAGAAGGCGACAGTTACGAGGGcgatgacgaggaggaggacgacgacgacgaaggcgAGCCGGCCGGATCGTCCAATGTGACCGCCAAGCGGGGCCCATCCCCGCCGCCGCATCTCCAAGGTCTGCCGGAGCCACAGACCCCGCCCGAGGGGAATGTGCCTTCTCCCAAGCTTACCAAGCCCTCCCCGTTGAAGCGGACGgcggccatggccgagctcgccgAGCCGTCCCCGTCGAAGAAGAAGGCTCCAGCGGATGCCCCCTCCAAGTCGCCACCGCCGGAGAAGCCTGCAGCCGCCGGGGAGGACCACCACACcaagtcctcctcctcctccggcgacgAACACGAGGTGGAACAGCGCCCCACCACAAACCCTCCTATCCTgccaccgtcgccgtcgccgccgtcggcGGGCCAAGAAGGCGACAGTTCCGAGGGtgatgacgaggaggaggaggacgacgacgaaggCGAGCCGTCCGGATCGGCCAATGTGACCACCAAGCGGGGCCCATCCCCGCCACCGCATCTCCAAGGTCTGCCGGAGTCACAGACCCCGCCCGAGGGGAATGTGCCTTCTCCCAAGCTCACCAAGCCCTCCCCGTTGAAGCGGACGGCGGCCGCAGCCGAGCTCGCCGAGTCGTCCCCGTCGAAGAAGAAGGCTCCAGCGGATGCCCCCTCCAAGTCACCACCGCCAGAGAAGCCTGCAGCTGCCGGGGAGGGCCACACCAAGTCGCCGCATATGGCAACGCCGGCGAAGGAGGTCGCCGAGGTTCCGGAAAAGGCAGTGGCGGCCAAGAAGGTCGCCAAGTTGCCAGAGAAGGTAGTGGCTGCCAAGAAGGTCGCCAAGCCACCTCCACCGAAGAAGGCTGCGGCTTCTGCAGCCAGGAAGGAGGTCGTCAAGCAGCCCCCGCCTTCTAAGGCTGCGGCTGCTGTGTCCAGGCAACCAGCTGGGAAGGAGGTTGCTTACAATGCAGAGAAGCATTTGCAGGAGAAGAGAGAGACCTACTGGTACCTCGCTGAGGCTGTGAACACGCTGGAGAGAGAACACAATACTCCAGGCATGTGCAATGCCGCATTCCTCAATATTGCTGATGGCAAGGCCGCTGTGCTCAACGCCAAGATCAAGAAGCAAAGGATGGCTGAGGCCAAATTGTTTCTCAAGAGATGTGACATCAAGAGAGAGGTCATCAGGATTATGTCCGACTTGATCAAGTGA
- the LOC136479222 gene encoding uncharacterized protein: MSHTSRVEPCHTDAPSHARLSLSPRRHAHSKLARERIQGTGRRQPTHRPQDARRPAWPAHLCSSSRSRRPATRFQVYAAGASSLQADSYSKMVFPTSNSKMLRASQQVVVIVDRYDDACVPAGVTDKLAVFFLAWNRISGAEDESIRNGIHFIAGTADTPDGQASGQWC, translated from the exons ATGTCGCAT ACATCACGCGTTGAGCCTTGCCACACCGACGCCCCCTCTCACGCACGACTCTCCCTCTCCCCGAGACGCCACGCCCACTCCAAGCTTGCCAGGGAACGCATCCAGGGCACTGGCCGCCGGCAGCCCACCCACCGCCCGCAGGACGCACGCCGCCCTGCCTGGCCGGCCCACCTCTGCTCGAGCTCGCGCTCGCGGCGCCCGGCCACCAG ATTCCAAGTTTACGCAGCAGGAGCTTCCAGCTTGCAAGCCGATTCTTACTCCAAAATGG TATTTCCTACATCAAACTCCAAAATGCTGCGAGCTTCACAACAA GTTGTCGTGATTGTAGATCGGTATGATGACGCATGTGTCCCTGCTGGTGTGACTGACAAGCTTGCTGTTTTTTTTCTTGCTTGGAACAGGATCTCTGGAGCAGAAGATGAGTCGAT CCGAAATGGCATCCACTTCATAGCTGGCACTGCAGATACCCCTGATGGACAAGCTTCTGGACAGTGGTGTTGA